One Verrucomicrobiia bacterium genomic window carries:
- a CDS encoding PSD1 domain-containing protein has translation MGVFPEAVPWKTSGGRPLHGRGRGGWVLRMVGVVAGLGLGWVEAGGGVGDPEGIEHFEKRIRPLFVEHCIECHGEVRQRGGLRLDVAAGWERGGDLGPAVVPGDVEGSLLIRAVRWSDADLQMPPKNALSEVQVAAIEAWVRMGAPAPGDDAGEAGSGGAAEREARWREHWAYRPVKGRPPPAVRDEEWPKGAIDRYVLARLEEQGLAVGEPAEPEVLVRRVHFDLTGLPPSPEALEEYRRAAREDEEGAWAALVEGLLASRQYAERWARHWFDVVRFGESVTLRGFVFKEAWRYRDYVIEAFGSDRPYGEFVREQLAGDLLEGGTVEERQRRQVATTFLALGNTNLEEQDKRQLDMDVVDEQLDTVGKALLGQTIGCARCHDHFFDPIPTRDYYAMAGIFASTRLLRHANVSAWIERPLPLEAVEEEAYAARAAARSDLERRVGEIREALKGLPGVGVDGREEEAAGEEMAMRVRLEEEQRVVESEVRRLAAEEAGRPRSMGPQEDKPVDLAVHRRGSVHALGETVPRGVLSGVGAGMAAPMPAGESGRRELAEWLLDPGHPLTARVWVNRVWHWLFGAGLVRTVDNFGTTGEEPSHPELLDHLAWRFVRAGGDGFGGSTRALIREIVLSRTYRQGAVGSAEARVLREAVDPENRLLSGRGPKALDSESLRDALLAVGGELDLEPPDGPMYPRGLAADYGFRAEGVKRSVYGPVFRNAPDDFLAAFDPADPSMVVGARSRSVVAPQSLVWMNHPRVRRQAERAAARLLAEPGLGCDEARTERVFAWVLGRMPTEGERRLAERYREGILDEASGWADLIHGLFGTVDFRYLH, from the coding sequence ATGGGCGTGTTCCCTGAGGCGGTTCCATGGAAGACGAGCGGTGGGCGTCCCCTGCACGGCCGGGGGCGGGGAGGGTGGGTGTTGCGGATGGTGGGGGTGGTTGCGGGACTGGGGTTGGGCTGGGTGGAAGCGGGAGGTGGCGTTGGGGACCCGGAAGGGATCGAGCATTTCGAAAAGCGGATCCGGCCCCTGTTCGTCGAGCACTGCATCGAGTGTCACGGGGAGGTCCGGCAGCGTGGGGGATTGCGGCTGGATGTGGCGGCGGGTTGGGAACGGGGCGGGGATCTGGGCCCGGCGGTGGTGCCGGGGGACGTGGAGGGGAGTCTGTTGATCCGGGCGGTGCGGTGGAGCGATGCGGATCTGCAGATGCCGCCGAAGAATGCGTTGTCGGAAGTGCAGGTGGCGGCGATCGAGGCCTGGGTGCGCATGGGGGCGCCCGCTCCCGGGGATGACGCGGGGGAGGCGGGGTCGGGAGGGGCTGCTGAGCGGGAGGCGAGGTGGCGGGAACACTGGGCGTACCGGCCGGTGAAGGGGCGGCCGCCACCGGCGGTGAGGGATGAGGAGTGGCCGAAGGGGGCGATCGACCGGTACGTGCTGGCGCGTCTGGAGGAACAGGGATTGGCGGTGGGGGAACCGGCGGAACCGGAGGTGCTGGTGAGGCGGGTGCATTTTGACCTGACGGGGCTGCCGCCTTCGCCGGAGGCGCTGGAGGAGTACCGGCGTGCGGCGCGGGAGGATGAGGAGGGGGCGTGGGCGGCGCTGGTGGAGGGGTTGCTGGCATCCCGGCAGTACGCGGAGCGATGGGCGCGGCACTGGTTCGACGTGGTGCGTTTTGGGGAGTCGGTGACACTGCGGGGGTTCGTGTTCAAGGAGGCGTGGCGGTATCGGGACTACGTGATCGAGGCGTTTGGGAGTGACCGTCCGTATGGCGAGTTCGTGCGGGAACAGCTGGCGGGGGATCTGCTGGAAGGGGGGACGGTGGAGGAGCGGCAACGGCGGCAGGTGGCGACGACGTTCCTGGCCCTGGGGAACACGAACCTGGAGGAGCAGGACAAGCGTCAGCTCGACATGGATGTGGTGGACGAGCAGCTGGACACGGTGGGCAAGGCGTTGCTGGGGCAGACGATCGGGTGCGCGCGGTGCCACGATCACTTCTTCGATCCGATTCCGACGCGTGACTATTACGCGATGGCGGGGATCTTCGCGAGCACGCGGCTGCTGCGGCACGCGAATGTGAGCGCGTGGATCGAGAGGCCGTTGCCGTTGGAAGCCGTGGAGGAGGAGGCATATGCGGCGCGGGCGGCGGCACGGTCGGATCTGGAACGGCGCGTCGGGGAGATCCGGGAGGCACTGAAGGGGCTTCCCGGAGTCGGGGTCGATGGCCGGGAGGAGGAGGCGGCCGGGGAGGAGATGGCGATGCGGGTGCGGTTGGAGGAGGAACAGCGGGTGGTGGAATCGGAGGTGAGGCGCCTGGCGGCGGAGGAGGCGGGGCGCCCGCGTTCGATGGGGCCGCAGGAGGACAAGCCGGTGGATCTGGCGGTGCATCGGCGGGGGAGTGTGCATGCGCTGGGGGAGACTGTGCCGCGCGGGGTGTTGAGCGGGGTGGGGGCGGGGATGGCAGCGCCGATGCCGGCCGGGGAGAGCGGGCGGCGGGAGCTGGCGGAGTGGCTGCTGGATCCCGGTCATCCGTTGACGGCGCGGGTGTGGGTGAACCGGGTGTGGCACTGGCTGTTCGGGGCGGGGCTGGTGCGGACGGTGGACAACTTCGGCACGACCGGCGAGGAGCCATCGCATCCGGAGTTGCTGGACCATCTGGCCTGGAGGTTCGTGCGGGCGGGTGGGGACGGATTCGGCGGGTCCACGAGGGCGTTGATCCGCGAGATCGTGTTGTCCCGCACCTATCGTCAGGGGGCGGTGGGCTCGGCGGAGGCGCGGGTGCTGCGCGAGGCGGTGGATCCGGAGAACCGGTTGCTGTCGGGACGGGGTCCGAAGGCGCTGGATTCCGAGAGTCTGCGGGATGCCCTGCTGGCGGTGGGTGGCGAACTGGACCTGGAACCGCCGGACGGGCCGATGTACCCGCGGGGATTGGCGGCGGATTACGGGTTTCGGGCGGAGGGGGTGAAGCGGAGCGTGTATGGTCCGGTGTTTCGAAATGCTCCGGACGATTTTCTGGCGGCGTTCGATCCGGCGGATCCGAGCATGGTGGTGGGGGCGCGATCGCGGAGCGTGGTGGCGCCGCAGTCGCTGGTGTGGATGAACCATCCGCGGGTCCGAAGGCAGGCGGAACGGGCGGCGGCGCGGTTGCTGGCGGAGCCGGGGTTGGGGTGCGACGAGGCGCGGACGGAACGGGTGTTTGCCTGGGTGCTGGGCCGGATGCCGACGGAGGGGGAACGGCGGCTGGCGGAGCGTTACCGGGAGGGGATTCTGGATGAGGCATCGGGATGGGCGGACCTGATCCACGGGCTGTTCGGGACTGTGGATTTCCGGTATCTCCATTGA
- a CDS encoding DUF1501 domain-containing protein produces the protein MESKMLSRRKALQTAACGFGWLAFQGLAGRTAVAGNPWAARAPHYAPRARRIIFLFMQGGPSQVDTYDHKPALERHDGQRLAFDDARTIASTGERATEQRVMKSPWTFARHGESGRWVSELFPHTARHVDDLCFIHAMQTEGVAHGPATLFLHCGATQFVRPSFGAWVSYGLGTENENLPAFVTLSPSLGNGGARNWGHAFLPAIHQGTPIGVAGQSIRDVAVPHLAGLEGGAEERRRRWKLMRDLNAEQLRSGRGEGELEAVLHAHELAWRMQSEAPAVLDLRGESPGTLAEYGIGEPATDEFGRQCLLARRLCEAGVRFVQVTYGDNTANPRWDQHSDLPKHADHARATDRPVAGLLSDLKRRGLLEDTLVWWGAEFGRTPYAERNGTGRDHNPGGFTVWLAGGGVKPGFALGATDELGHRAVQDRVHLHDLHATLLHLLGLDHERLTCRHDGRDFRLTDVHGSIIRDILA, from the coding sequence ATGGAATCGAAGATGCTGAGTCGGCGGAAGGCGCTGCAGACGGCGGCCTGCGGATTTGGGTGGCTGGCGTTTCAGGGGTTGGCAGGGCGGACAGCGGTGGCCGGGAATCCGTGGGCGGCGCGGGCGCCCCACTACGCGCCGCGGGCCAGGCGGATCATTTTCCTGTTCATGCAGGGCGGTCCGAGCCAGGTGGACACGTACGACCACAAGCCGGCGTTGGAACGGCACGACGGGCAGCGGCTGGCGTTTGATGATGCGCGGACGATTGCGAGCACGGGGGAACGGGCGACGGAGCAGCGGGTGATGAAGTCGCCGTGGACTTTTGCGCGGCACGGGGAATCGGGGCGCTGGGTGAGCGAGTTGTTTCCGCACACGGCGCGGCATGTGGACGACCTGTGCTTCATCCACGCGATGCAGACGGAGGGGGTGGCACACGGGCCGGCGACGCTTTTTCTGCACTGCGGGGCGACGCAGTTTGTGCGGCCGAGTTTTGGGGCGTGGGTGAGTTACGGACTGGGCACGGAGAACGAGAACCTGCCGGCGTTCGTCACGTTGTCGCCGAGTTTGGGGAACGGCGGGGCACGGAATTGGGGTCATGCTTTTTTGCCGGCGATCCATCAGGGCACGCCGATCGGCGTGGCGGGACAATCGATTCGGGACGTGGCGGTGCCGCACCTGGCGGGGTTGGAAGGCGGTGCGGAAGAGCGGCGGCGGCGTTGGAAGCTGATGCGGGATCTGAATGCGGAGCAGTTGCGATCCGGGCGCGGGGAGGGGGAGTTGGAAGCGGTGCTGCACGCCCATGAGCTGGCGTGGCGGATGCAGTCGGAGGCCCCGGCGGTGCTGGATCTTCGGGGGGAGAGCCCGGGGACACTGGCGGAGTACGGCATTGGGGAGCCGGCGACGGACGAGTTCGGGAGGCAATGCCTGCTGGCGCGGCGGTTGTGCGAGGCCGGGGTGCGGTTTGTTCAGGTGACGTACGGGGACAACACGGCGAATCCGCGCTGGGACCAGCATTCGGACCTGCCGAAGCACGCGGATCACGCGCGGGCGACGGACCGGCCGGTGGCGGGTCTGCTCAGTGATTTAAAGCGGCGCGGGTTGCTGGAGGACACGTTGGTGTGGTGGGGGGCGGAGTTCGGGCGAACGCCGTACGCCGAGCGCAATGGCACCGGGCGGGACCATAATCCGGGCGGGTTCACGGTATGGCTGGCGGGGGGCGGGGTGAAGCCGGGATTCGCCCTGGGGGCAACGGATGAACTGGGGCATAGGGCGGTGCAGGACCGGGTGCATCTGCACGATTTGCACGCGACGCTTCTGCATCTGCTGGGTCTGGATCACGAGCGGCTCACCTGCCGGCATGACGGCCGCGACTTCCGGTTGACCGACGTCCATGGCTCCATCATCCGGGACATTCTTGCCTGA